The DNA region CGATCATGGCGATGAGCATGGCAGGGTCCGGCGGTGGCGGCAGGCGCCGCCGCGGGCGCAAGCCGGTGATGCCCGAGATCAACGTCACGCCGATGGTCGACGTGATGCTGGTGCTCTTGATCATCTTCATGGTGGCGGCGCCGCTGATGACGTCGAACATCGACATCGACCTGCCGGTCGCGAGCGGCGGCAAGTCGATCTCGTCGAACCAGCCGCCGCTGACATTGTCGGTCAAGCGGACCGGCGGCGGCTGCAACTCGAATGTCGAGCTGTATCTCGGCGACGCGCCGGTCACGGCAGTCGATTTCCCGGCCA from Streptobacillus ratti includes:
- a CDS encoding biopolymer transporter ExbD, encoding IMAMSMAGSGGGGRRRRGRKPVMPEINVTPMVDVMLVLLIIFMVAAPLMTSNIDIDLPVASGGKSISSNQPPLTLSVKRTGGGCNSNVELYLGDAPVTAVDFPA